A stretch of the uncultured Cohaesibacter sp. genome encodes the following:
- a CDS encoding 5-formyltetrahydrofolate cyclo-ligase, producing MNELRLTGRKAQLRSTVGVLRDSMPRADRAVQSEQAASLLLDQLDDVDGVTVGLFWPIGSEIDALALVEPLREKGAELALPATIGESEMVFRQWVPGCPMVEAGFGTFAPDASARIVEPQILITPLLAFDPQGNRLGYGAGYYDRYIAGLIEAAHKPRAIGLAFSLQKLDKVPVGLYDLPLDMIVTEAGIIHPSG from the coding sequence GTGAATGAGCTTCGATTGACGGGGAGGAAGGCGCAACTGCGCAGCACGGTAGGGGTTTTGCGCGATTCAATGCCGCGTGCGGATCGTGCGGTGCAAAGCGAGCAGGCGGCATCTCTTCTGCTTGATCAATTGGATGACGTGGATGGGGTCACGGTGGGGTTGTTCTGGCCGATCGGGTCGGAGATCGATGCCCTCGCTCTGGTCGAGCCTCTGCGTGAAAAGGGGGCGGAATTGGCCTTGCCCGCCACCATTGGTGAAAGCGAGATGGTGTTTCGCCAATGGGTGCCGGGGTGCCCGATGGTGGAGGCGGGCTTTGGCACTTTTGCGCCTGACGCGTCAGCCCGGATTGTCGAGCCGCAAATTCTGATCACGCCTCTGCTGGCCTTTGATCCTCAGGGCAATCGGCTTGGCTATGGAGCTGGTTATTACGACCGCTACATTGCCGGTCTGATCGAGGCCGCGCACAAGCCGCGGGCTATCGGGTTGGCTTTTTCACTGCAAAAACTGGACAAGGTGCCGGTTGGTCTTTATGACCTGCCTCTGGACATGATCGTGACCGAGGCCGGTATCATTCACCCCTCTGGCTAG
- a CDS encoding TIGR00282 family metallophosphoesterase, with protein sequence MRLLFIGDIVGRAGRTIVQNKLPGMVEKHAIDFVIINGENSAAGFGITESIVQDLLDAGGDVITTGNHAWDQRDALVFCERQPAFLRPVNYPSGVPGKGANLYTARNGANILVMNAMGRVYMDALDCPFAAVEKELAACPMGDFADAIVVDFHAEATSEKQAMGHFLDGRVSLVVGTHTHVPTSDYRVLPGGTAYMSDAGMTGDYDSVLGMEKEEPVQRFMRKVPSSRFTPALGEPTLCGVAVDIEEGTGLATAIEPLRIGGHLSPHIPSFWAKS encoded by the coding sequence ATGAGACTGTTATTCATCGGGGACATTGTTGGCCGGGCGGGCCGGACCATCGTGCAGAACAAGCTGCCGGGTATGGTCGAAAAACATGCCATCGATTTTGTCATTATCAATGGTGAGAATTCCGCCGCGGGCTTTGGTATTACGGAGAGCATTGTTCAGGATCTGCTGGATGCGGGGGGCGATGTCATAACCACTGGCAATCATGCATGGGATCAACGCGATGCTCTGGTCTTTTGCGAGCGGCAGCCTGCTTTCCTCCGGCCGGTCAATTATCCATCCGGCGTGCCGGGCAAGGGCGCCAACCTCTACACTGCCCGCAATGGCGCCAATATATTGGTGATGAATGCCATGGGGCGGGTCTATATGGATGCGCTGGATTGTCCTTTTGCTGCGGTTGAAAAGGAACTGGCAGCCTGTCCGATGGGCGACTTTGCGGATGCCATCGTGGTTGATTTTCATGCAGAAGCGACCTCGGAAAAGCAGGCCATGGGGCATTTTCTCGATGGTCGGGTCAGTCTGGTGGTGGGAACCCATACCCATGTGCCGACCTCGGATTATCGGGTTTTGCCCGGTGGCACCGCCTATATGTCGGATGCGGGCATGACGGGCGATTATGATTCCGTGCTTGGCATGGAGAAGGAAGAACCGGTTCAGCGCTTCATGCGCAAGGTGCCGTCCTCGCGCTTCACGCCGGCCCTTGGCGAGCCTACGCTTTGTGGGGTCGCGGTCGATATCGAGGAGGGAACCGGGCTGGCAACCGCGATCGAGCCTTTGCGGATTGGCGGGCATCTA